Below is a window of Lytechinus variegatus isolate NC3 chromosome 4, Lvar_3.0, whole genome shotgun sequence DNA.
CCAATTACCAAGTAAGAAAAATCAATCACTCTTTCTTTCATCAGCATGAAAAACAAGAGAAGCTTTCACCCCACAACCTGTTACGTACATGCACAATTTAGGCCAACCTATTCCGGATTCTGGATCCTCGCTCTTCAGAGTCTGAATCAGTTCACTTCGAATCACTTTTCCGATCAACATCTCTTGTTCATTTCGTTGTGGTAGAGAATCACTGGCGGATGGCCTGAAACGTGCatagtatggaagcttaaaagtgccacccagatgttcAGATAATCATcttgtcatgtctacatcctgtgggagagatgatcagatgataaGATCTTGGATCTTGCCATGTCTacgcattggcggcggaagccagaaaatttagggggtgtccaacTTTAATTttttggatggacacaggtaaaaaattttaCAAGCGCACCCAaaaacctaaattttatgagttGCGAacccaaatttttttgacaagcaaaaaaaaaaaaaaaaaaagggtcatcaacgtaaattttaggggggggaaacacgtttcaggggggtccacgtgattttaggggggacgcaggaaaaaaaaaaaaagaccgtCCCCcaactaaaatttaggggggggacacgtccccccgcttccgccgcctatgtgtCTACGTCATGTAGTAGAGCTGATCAGATGATAAGATCTtggatccgagatcttgtcatctgatcatctctcccacaggatctagacatgacgagattcgagatcttgtcatctgatcatctctcccacaggatctagacatgacgagattcgagatcttgtcatctgatcatctctcccacaggatGTGGAAAAGACAAGATGATTATTAACTAGTAAATATCTGGTGgaacttttaagcttccatacaaagaaaaattattcatttaattggGAATCGGACCGACTAAATTCAGAACGCTGCTTTCATCGTGTCAATTCTTTCAATACttctccaggggcccgttgcataaaactttttacctgagaaaactcgggttgtttttaccggagtttttgccctgtgctaaagtcaaggcggaaatcagactaaccttacttttcagtttttaccagagttttctcaggtaaaaagttttatgcaacaggcttcaggtAGTTTCTGATACCAGTATTTGGCcaagcatgaaaagaaaatcgGTGTGATCGGATTGGGAAGGCGCGAGACCAtctacactgtgaaaaaattgggcaatattttacccaatattttgcccaacgttgggccgatagtcaaccctaccaactactgggcaatattttacccaacgttgttggggcattaatgtgcccaactgttgggtaatattttgaactacattttgggggacattaatttgcccaactttttaataaagttattaacccaacatctgggcaaggcctTTAATAATCACCAAgaaaaatggcataattttaCTAAGTTGTTGAGTTATTATGATCCCTCCCTGCAATCAATAATACTATTTGTTGGgcatttttcatttgctttacACAACAAATGGTCATTACTAACTATTACTTGACTGGGGTTTTGAtgtcgatccggagaccttatccgaaagtgctttgcatgcacaataacgctgcatacaagtgcaagtgcatatctcaagtgagtgaagcaaaaacaaaacagcgtcagatatatgtcatgtatgtaggcctattctgacaaattccttacaaattatgcttaacgtaaagtccaaaataaaaaaattaaaaaaacgtttaagcaactcatctatgaaagattcagcgaggctccccagcccccagtcatctagaagctcctccatatcttatcgaccgtgtgtagcatgctgcaagcgcaactcgtgatcgtaaagtttcgcaacatttaccactcagcagggcaattactagcccaacaattggacatctgtattttggcagcggcagagtaaaaatttgcctaagtattgggcacataatgcccaacaaaacaataaccaacgtatatattacccaacaaaaaaatgaccaacgtaaatttactcttttttttcacagtgtataaaataaatatatttcacatcGAGGAACGTGAGTTTGGCAGCTTTCCCCTAGAACTTCAAGATTTGATTGATTCGCTCTTTATATGGTTTGCTTTTGTTGAAAAAGGTGTGGAACAACACTAATCTATACACCATAtcccgtgggggggggggttacttaCGTGTAGTATAAATGTATGACGCGTATGTGCCGCGGTCTACACCCCAATTTTCAGCCGAAAATTTTCGTTCCAGAATATCACCAATTTAGAAGAACATATCAATTCATCTTGTTCTCCGTTCCAGAGACTCTCAAATTTGGGTTTCTCTTACCAGTGCGCTACCATGCTGGGTTCTGGAGACCCCCATTTCTTATGTCGTCAGGTCCAAAGCGTTACATTTTTAACAATCGTTGATCCCATAGCCGTTCCGGAGACTACCGTTTTAAGACCAAGTTTAGTTCCAGAGTCCCCTATTTTCAACTTCGATGTGGCACGTAGGATCATGTTATGTTATAATTCGAGTAGCCCCCCTCCTATttgcaatgcgacaaagatgtgtgatgatACATGTAAACAACTATCCCAGTACTTTTgtacatatttcacttaaaccaaggagatatcataTCTCCTTGCTTAAACTGTCTGTTTTTATCACACATATCGGTTAATcttgtattctttctataggagggcatgtaatacaatttttttttcaaaacatataCATTATAGATAAAGAGTTTATACCACCATAAGAAAGAGCTAAAACAGacatttgggttttttttatagtccaccaacgGGAAAGTGccaagtgacatcacatatctttGTCGCACTGCAAATGAagggatctccatagcatttgtgatcgcaatattcaaatgctcgcaactttcttattatttgtccgatttttctcaaattgtctttgttcttattctttgatttttctgtttccacacaaaGTCTGCATGTTCCAAAGGTTTAAATCCcctttaaaatacaaaacaaactCATGCAGGAcaaccaacatacatgtacagaaaCAAAGTTTGAAGATACAGTTATATGTGTCCAACCGTTTTATTACTTCTCTCGTTGACTGTTCATAACAGCAAGTTACATGAACCTTGAAATCTGATTGTTTATAGTTATTATACATTCAAAATATAAcaagaaaacatgaaaacaaCATGATTCTGCTATGtcttgtgacgtcataatttcGTTTGCCTCGAGGGGATTGGTGTGTTTTgatatttcagcatttttcatGACCCAATTGTAGACAGCGCATGCTGACAAGCCTAAAAAAGTCACATCTGAAATCAGACGTTGGTTCACTTTGACCTGATCAATGTCCACCTAAAAGCTAAATGAAATTACTTAAGTACCACCATCGAACTCTGTGCAGTTTTGCCTGGTTAATAACTGTTCGCAGTCAAGTCAAAGTTTGAAATGGACCAATTTTCACTGATTTCATTGACGCTTAGTACAAATTATATGGCCACATCTTGGGCTCTATGAACCGAATCCATCCACATTTGGGTTATGGATGGTATTTATCATGCATGCTCAATCAAGAAATTGTTcccaaaatgctgaaataaaaaaaatacaaagaaacattTGACGTCATCGCTTCAATGCTTATTTGCACAAATCTTCACCATTTggtgttgattaaaataatacTGAGTATGGCAAAATTGCTTTCGGGAAATGCAAtgttcacattttttaaatgaattcaatctcAATCtccaattaaatgaaatattacaacCCAGAATTAGATTCTACAGGAAAATCAAGCTGTCCAAAATAGCAAAGTTCGTATCGATTTTTATTCAGGGTTTCGAAAAGACCAATGCTTACCAGTAATTTTAACTCGTTATGTCTATTTATCAGTGTATTATTAATTAGTTTGGCCTAAACGCGATAAACGATAACCACAGAGGTCGACATGGTGAATGTATACTTTAATCTTATATAATGCTTTTTGGAAGACCCTGTGCTAACTAAAAACCCAGAGGAATCATTCGCACAACGCTTAACGTCGaattgagaaagaaaatctACGGTTGGTGAAGGCAATCGCCTTTCATTTTTAGATCGGTTCCTCTAGTGACTGAGTACTGGTGTGATCCTAATGAAGGATGGTAGCTTCTGACCGCAACTAAAGTACCTGCCGTAGATTCTACCATCGTTACCGACCCTGATAGCCAAGCATTCGCCGCTTTGTTTGGTACTTGACCCATCAACGTAGGACACTTTGCCGTAGTCGATCCTGCTGACCCAGAACCACACGTACCCGTTTGTTCGTGGAGCGATGCAGGCTTTGTCGAGGGCAGGTATGACACCCCCTTCCAGTTCATCTTCAAATTGGATGTTCAGCAAACCGGTTCTCCATAGCCGTCGGTCTACTCCACCCGAGTATTCGCCCTCACACACTGCTTCATCCCAATTGTTGCAGCCCTTTGAGGCTTCAGAATGTGTCTGTAACTCTGGGTTAAATCTGTAAACGTCGTGACGAAaatgagagagatagagagaataaaaGGGAGAATGAGTGAAGAAAGAATAGTTATTATGtactataattattttcatctttccATATTTTACTCTTTTCTTCGTCATGGAGTAATTATCCCCTCCCTTACGAACGTTAGCAATACAGCCATTGTTCACTACCTTCTCCCATGAAGAGTTTCGCAATGACAGATACAACCCGCATTGCGGGATAATTAAGTGCCTTTTCAATATTGCCTACTTGTCCTAGTCCCCGGTCCTAGTCCTGGCCCATTGGACGCTTATTTCAATAACCGGTTGTCACTGAATCGTGCGCCTGTTTAAGCCCGGCGCACACTTCAACCTGTTGTCATAATGATTTTCGGGGGAAAACATGTAAAAGCATTTCATATAAACGTTACAACCATGAAAGTCTCAACTATCAAACGGGTATAAATACTGAGATCGTGCTTTGCATCTGTTGCGAGTCTCTGCGTGAATAAAAGCGATTCAAATTAAAAACCGTAGTGACGTCATTGCAATCTAAAAGTTACTAGTATTAAGCCACTTTGACACAACTCCAACCTCTACCTAAAGATTGTACATTTCGTCCGTCCATAACACTACTTATTTCCAATTTTGTGACCCTTTAGCCTCATAAACTTTATTTATAACTCAAATTGTTGGTCTGTTCCTTATAAAATGCAAGTTATATGCAAGTAGCACTAACAATTATCCCTTGATCTGTAGTAAGTTGGTATATTTTTGGGTGAAGTAAGTCTGCATTCAAGATTGGAAAAGTGAGGAAGCTACTGGACCATACCACAAATGCTAAAGTTACCCATGATTTTGCACCTCCCTTGATTACTGTTATTCTGTTTTTTTCTGGGATCCCATTCTCACATTCCGAACTTTTCGCATTTACTTCTGAGACACTCTgcaacgcaccaattcctttgaaaatgcaagttaaagtgattggttaacattggtttgactttaaaaaatctgagctagaaggtcacacttgtcacctgtgtctgtgatgttacaaaaatgaagcccagaaaaaaatgcgttcgaaaataattatttagtgcttcaaaaattgaaatataaagtgaccggaaacaccatcttaatttcatcacaTACACTTATGAGTACTATTAAGGTGTCTATaggacgcctatttacaaaatctgggtttaccttgtagttttagcttttcattctcgataatggttgttttcagggttaattagttctaatacatgtacttgtacacatgtttcatcttggtttgagaattttttaaatcggctgctcacaaaatTAAATACCTTTATTCAAAATGGAGGgcgagaggcttttgtcgaaagcggtggac
It encodes the following:
- the LOC121413943 gene encoding uncharacterized protein LOC121413943, which gives rise to MTWQVAIALLLVGVGVVSASLGEPNFPGCWPKWTGDRARPACDCSKASSADAWVYGEGGFLTCWGNSAAPGMVYRFNPELQTHSEASKGCNNWDEAVCEGEYSGGVDRRLWRTGLLNIQFEDELEGGVIPALDKACIAPRTNGYVWFWVSRIDYGKVSYVDGSSTKQSGECLAIRVGNDGRIYGRYFSCGQKLPSFIRITPVLSH